A window of Clostridium taeniosporum genomic DNA:
TGCAAATACTGTACAAATTATGAATGATGTTTACAAAACAGTAGAGAAACTTAATTCAGATAACCCAGAATACAAAATAGAAATAGTAAATGACTCAAGTGAATATATAAGTGATTCAATTAGAAGTGTAATGCAAAATCTTGGGATAAGTGCAGTTATAGCATTTTTAGTTATATTACTTTTCTTAAAAAATATTAGAGCATCATTAGTTGTTGCAATTGCAATACCTACATCAATAATAGGTGCCATTGCATTACTTTATTTTACTGGTGAAACTTTAAATATGGTAACATTAGGTTCACTTGTAATAGCGGTAGGTATGGTTGTAGATAATGCAACAGTTATTATAGAAAATATATTTCAATATAGAAGAGATACTATATTAGATATTGATAATTGTGCTATAAAAGGAACTCAAACTGTAACTAATGCAATTGTAGCATCAACATTAACTACAGTAGCTATATTTTTACCTATATTATTTACTGAAGGATTTACAAAAATAATGTTTGGTGCTTTAGCTAAAACCCTTATATATGCATTAACATTATCGTTAATAGTAGCAGTAACTCTTGTTCCTAGTATTTTTGCAAAGTTAAGTAAAGGTGAAAATTCTAAAAAAATAGTAGAAAAACCATCACCTATTTTTAATAAGCTTAGTAAAAAATATAAAAGTATATTAAATGTTGCTTTAAATCATAAAAAAATAGTGGTATTTATAAGCATATTATTATTTGTTGCATCTATATTTGCTTCTACACTTGTAGGTGTGGATTTCATGGCATCAACAGATGAAGGAAAGCTAAATATATCAATAACATTACCAGAAGGACTTGAATTAAATGCTAATGATTATTATGTATCAATGGCAGAAAATAAGATTTCTGATATTCATGAAATAAAAACTACTATGACAACATTAGCTCCATCATCTAGAAATGGGAATAATACAGCGAATATAGCAATAGAATTAATACCAAAAAGTGAAAGAAAAAAATCAACTAAAGACGTAGAAAAAGAAGTAGTTGAAAGAATGTCAACTGTTCCTGATTGTGAAATAAAAGTTAGTGCAAGCAGTAGTATGGAAGGTGGCTCTGATGGTGTTTCGCTTGAGTTAAAGGGACCTAATATTGATGTATTAGAAGAAATAGCAAAACAAGCTAAGGAAAAATTAAATTCTTTAAAAGGTTTTAGAAATGTAGATACATCTCTTTCTGATACAACTAAAGAAGCTCAGTTTAAAATAGACAAAGACAAAGCTGAGCAATATGGGATAAATACTTCTGGAATAGCAAGTTTGTTACGTACAGCAATAAATGGAGATTCAGTAACAACAGCAACAATAGATGATTATAAAGTTAATGTTAATTTAAAATATAAAGAATCAAGTATTGATAGCATAGATGATATAAAGCAAATTAAAGTAACATCTCAAACAGGTCAGCAAATTCCAATAGCTGCATTTGCTGAAATAACAATGGAAGATGGTTTAAAGTCTGTTTCTAAAAGTGATGGAGATTATACTATAACTATTTCAGCAACAGTAGATGATTTAGATACAGGTACGGCGTCAAAACAAGCTATGAATGCTATTAATGAATTAGATATGCCAAGAGATTATAATGTTTCTTTTGGTGGATCAACAGAAATGATGAATGAATCAATGAGTGGATTAATTTTTGCTATGGTTATAGCCATAATACTTGTTTATATGGTAATGGTTGCACAGTTTGAATCATTTAGTAAACCATTTATTATAATGTTCTGTATTCCATTTGCATTTGTTGGAGTTATTGCTGCATTAGTAATAACAAGAGCAAACCTTAATGTTGTAGGAATGCTCGGATCTATACTACTTATAGGTATAGTTGTTAATAATGGTATAGTTTTAATAGATTATATTGAACAACTTAGAAAAGCTAAACCAAATGATAATTTAATAGATATAGTTTCTACTGGATCAGCAACAAGACTTAGACCAGTTCTTATGACTACAATGACAACAGTTGTAGGAATGATACCAACAGCTTTAGCTTTAGGTAGTGGTGGAGAGACAATGCAACCTTTAGCAGTAGTAATAATAGGTGGACTTTCAGTATCTACTTTAGTAACACTTATATTGATTCCTACAATATATATGATATTTGATAAAATAGGAAATAAATTTTTAAATGGATTTAATAAGTTGAAAGATAAAATAATTAAAAAAGTAAAAAAATCGCCTTTTAGAAATAAAGAAAAAACAGATACTAATAATGAAACAAATTATGATATTGATATAAAACAAATAGAAAAAAACACTGAAGAAATACTGAATAATGACGATGAAAATAAATAATACGATATTAGGAAGGATGGGATGTAATGAATAAAAGCTTAAAAAGATTAGTATCATTGACTGTTGCAGGTTTAATAACATCAATATCATTAGTTCAAATGCCAGTAAGTGCTAATACATCTAAGTCAGTATTAAGTTTAGAAAAAGCTATAGATTCAGCAGTAGATAATAGTTATCAAATAGTGTTAAATGAACAAAAACAGGATATGCTTGAAGATAAAGATGATTTTTATCAGGATGTTGATAAGGATGATGATGGATATAATGATATACAAATGAGTGAAAATGAGCAAAAGAGAAAGTTTTTAGAAGATCAAATATCTGTAGATGTAACTAATAAATATAATTCAATAATATTACTTAAAAAAGAATTAAAGAATATAAACATAGATATAAAAATAAAAACTAAAGACTATGAAACTATGGAATTGAAAAAGAAAATAGGTTTAGTTAGTACTATTCAAATTCAAAATGCTAAAGCAGAAATAGACAAACTTAAGGCTGAAAAAAAGTCAAAAGAAGAAGAACTAGAGAATAGTAAAAAAGTTTTTTCTATAATAACAGATATAGATGTTGAAGATTATATATTAGATAATGATGTTAAATTTAAACCATTAAGGCTGGATGAATCTTTAGAGTTTTATCTTGATGATAGAATAGATACTTACTTTAGATATAATAAAAAGTTAGCTGAATGGGTTGAAGATAATTACACAAGTACAGCAGGATCTAAACCAGTTTCACCAAATTCAAGTGATGAAAAATATAAGGAAAAAGATGAAGATGGAAATTTTAAATATAATTTTAAAACTGATTTAGAACAATGGAAATTAGATTATAGAAATTGGATGGCTAATTCATTAAAAGATATAGAAAGTGAGTATAAAGCTAATACAGCTGTAGACTCAGTTAATGATGGTAAGAGAACTATGAAGCAAACATTGCTTACAACTTATACAAAGCTTGTTACATTAGAAGGTAATATATCTTCAATGAAGTCACAGCTTGAAGTATTAAATAATAAAACTAAGATAACTAAGTTACAATACGATATTGGACTAGCTACGAAACAAGATTATTATAAACAACTTTTAGCTAATGAACAATTAAAGGTTACTTATGAATCTTTAATTAATAGCTACAATGATTTAAAAGAAAAAATAGATAAACCGTGGACTATTTCTTCTGGAATGTAGTAAAAAAGCCATGCTTTGGTGAAGCATGGCTTTTTTATTCTTTGTAATTTATAAAATACTGTATTTTAAAGATTATTTTTATTAAATATAAATATATAGTATAATTACTAATAAATTATTATACATTTTAGTAATAAAATTATATAGTTAGGGGGAGCAGAATGAAGGTATTAAGAAATACATTAAAATCAATAATAATAGGAATAACTTTAATTACTTCTACATATGTAAATGTTTATGCTTCAGAAACATTTTATGATTCTAATAAATTAAAGAATGAAATTTATAATAATTTAGAGGATTGGAAAACAGATTTTACTCTTAATTATGGTGGAGAAAATATTCAGTCTATACTAGATAGTGCAATAAATAATGAAGATTATTTAGAAAGATCAGTAGCATCATATAACATAAAAATTAGTGGAGCTATAAATAAATTTAATATAAAATATAGAACAACAAAATCACAAGAAAATTTTATTGATAGTGAATTAAAAAGAATAGTGAATAATTTAATAGATCCCAATATGAGTAAAGTAGATAAGATTATAACTATAAATAATTATTTGGTTAAAATATATAAATATGATTATAATTTAAAATCTGATAATGTATATTCTGCATTAACAACTAAAAAAACTATATGTCAAGGTTATGCTATGACTGCATATAAAATGTTTAAGATATTAGGTATAGATTCTAGAATTATTAGTGGAACAATAAATGGAACAGCACATGCTTGGAATATGGTAAATATTAAAGGTAATTGGTATCATTTAGATATAACTAATAATGATAATGTTATTAGAGATAAATATTTACTTGTAAGTGATCAATTTTTAATATCAGAAGGATTCAGTTGGGATAGATCTAAATACCCAGTTTCATATTCTAATTATTATAATAGTCATAAGACTTATGTAGATTATAATAATGATAATGAAAAAGATATATATACTTATTATAATGGTGGAAAGTGGTATATTAAAGATGGTGTTTGGCATTATTTTAGATATTGTGGTAAAGATGCTATAGGATGGCTTAAAAATGATGGAAACTGGTATTACTTTGATAGGAATGGTGATATGAAAGTAGGGTGGATATTAGATAATGGAACATGGTACTATTGTTATTCTAATGGACAAATGGCCTATAATACTACTATAGGTAAATATAAATTAGGTAGTACTGGAGCTTTGATAAATTAGAATTTTTTATTTAGAATAATTCATATTAAATATTAGTAAAAAAATTAAACATAGGAAAAATTTAATATAAATAAAAACACCTATATTTTATATAATAACAATATAGGTGTTTTTATTTTTTAAAGATATTATGAGTACACTTAAAGAATAAAAAAATAATCATATGCCGTACCATTATTTCTGCACTACGTTTGGAAAGGGTGCATGGCTAGAAAATCCACGCTTCAAAGTGGCTTAGCGATTTTTTATTATTTATGAATTAATATTTCTAAAGAATATGAGGATAACTCAAGTTATATTTTCTTGATATGTATTCGAAAATTTAGATGTTTAAAAAATTACATATTTACAGTTACATTGTAAATTTTTTATATATAAAAATATTAAATTTGTAGAATTTTATACATAAAGATATATATTATATTATAGACAAACTAAAATTATATGATAAAATAAATCCATAGGCATGAAATTAACTGATAGAAGGGAGAATTTAGGGATTAAAATCAATTAAAGCGCCAGGACTTAAGTGGCAATAGAATTTTTGTTAAGTTCTACTTATTAAATCAAAAATTTAGATCATCACTTAAGTTGACGAGGTTGGGGAGTATCGAAACTTCGGCGGGTGCCCCACGGTATTTGCACTACCGTTAGCAACTGGCAAAACTATAAAGTAATTTATAGTACAAATCCAGTTAGGTGTTAAAACCTTCTTAATTTAGATTTTGTATTTAAGAGTACTATTATGCCTATTTTTAAGTTTCTGATTAAAAATCTAAAAGAGGTTATAATTTTTTATTATGAATTAAGAAAGGAAGATTAATATGTGCGGAATAGTTGGATATTTAGGAAGTGGAAAAGCTACTTCATTTTTAATTAATGGATTATCAAAATTAGAGTATAGAGGTTATGACTCAGCTGGAGTAGCTGTTGTTAATAATGGAGATATAGAAGTAAGAAAGTTTAAAGGAAGATTAGCTAATTTAGCAGATAATATAAAGGGAAATCCTGTAGAAGGTAATATGGGGATAGGACATACAAGATGGGCAACTCATGGAGCACCATCAGATGTTAATTCACATCCACATTTAAATAGTAAGGAAACAATTGCTGTAGTTCAAAATGGAATAATTGAGAATTATCTAACATTAAGAACGTGGCTTAAAGGCGAAGGTTATACTTTTAAATCTGAAACAGATACAGAAGTAATTCCTAACTTAATAGATTACTATTATGAAGGAGATTTATTTGAAGCAGTTATAAAAACACTTAAGAGACTTGAAGGGAGTTATGCTTTAGGTGTTGTTTGTAAAGATGAACCAGATAAATTAATAGCAGTAAGAAAAGAATGTCCTTTAATTGTAGGTTTAGGAAAAGATGAATCATTCATCGCATCAGATATTCCAGCTGTATTAAGTTACACTAGAGATGTATATCTTTTAGAAGATCATGAAATAGCTGTTCTTTCAAATGATGGTGTTAAACTTTATGCTGAAGATGGAAAAGAAATAAAGAAAGATGTTTATCATGTTACATGGAGTGAAGATGCTGCTGAAAAAGGTGGATTTGAAGATTTCATGTTAAAAGAAATTCATGAACAACCAAGAGCTATAAGAGATACTATGGCAGGCAGAATTTCAATGGAAAAGAGCATGCTTTTAGATGATTTAAAAATCACTAAAGAAGATTTAGAAAATACAGATAGAGTATTTATAGTAGCTTGTGGTACTGCATATCATGCTGGACTTGTAGGTAAAAATATGATTGAATCACTTGCAAAAATTCCAGTAGAAGTTGATATAGCATCTGAGTTTAGATACAGAAATCCACTAGTAACAGAAAAATCTTTAGTTGTTGTTATAAGTCAATCTGGAGAAACAGCAGATACCTTAGCAGCTTTAAGAAACAGCAAAAATATTGGAGCTACTATAATAGCGCTAACTAATGTAGTTGGAAGTTCAGTATCAAGAGAAGCTGATCATGTATTATATACATTAGCAGGACCAGAAATTTCAGTTGCATCTACTAAAGCTTATACAACTCAAATAATTGGAATGTATATGATGGCTATGACATTTGCTAAAATATTAGGAAAATTAAAGAGTGATAGATTAGAAAAATTAAAAGAAGAGTTATTAGATTTACCAGAAAAGGTAGAACTAGTTTTAGAAGATAGAGATAAGATAAAAGCAATAGCTGAAAAAATGTATGAAGAAAAAGATGTATTTTATTTAGGTAGAGGTCTTGATTATGCAGTTGCATTAGAAGGATCACTTAAGCTTAAGGAAATATCATATATTCATGCTGAAGCATATGCAGGTGGAGAATTAAAACATGGTCCTATAGCATTAATTGAAGATGGAACAAATGTAGTTGCTTTATTAACTCAAGAAGCTTTAAAAGAGAAAATGGTAAGTAATATTGTTGAAATTAGAGCAAGAGGAGCAAAAGTTATAGGAGTTTGTTATCAAGGAACTAAGGGATTAGAAGAAGTTTTAGATGAGGTTATTTATATTCCAAGAACTAAGGATATGTTTGCACCAGTATTAAGTGTTGCTGCACTTCAATTATTATCATATTATGTAGCAAAATCTAAAGGTTGCGATATAGATAAGCCAAGAAACTTAGCTAAATCAGTTACTGTGGAATAATCTAAGATTTTAAAAGTAAATTTATATTAAAATATATTAGATTAAATAATAGTTAGATAAGTGTTTTAGATAATAATAAAATTATCTAAAACACTTTTTATTTTAGACAGTATGTACTATGAATGATAAAATAAAATTATGCATTAGGATTTTAAAATATATTAGAGATAGATGGTGATTAGGTGATTATAATAAAATTAGAGAAAAATAGAAGAAATAAAATAATTTTTAAAGCAAAATTTACAGATGGTGAAGAAAAGAAAATATTTTTTAAGAGAGCTATTATAGAAGGTAAAAAACTTAAAGGAGAATTTGAGTATCAAATACCATTAAGATTTTTTATTCCAATAGTAAAAAATATAAATAAAAAAGAAGTTTTATTAGATAAAGATAGCTTATTTTGTTATCTAGAATTTTCTGATATTTATGATCAAAATTATTATAATGAAACACAAGCTACTCCTAATTATATGAAAAAGTGGAGAGAAGAAGGATGTCCCGAAATATATAAAGTAACAATTGATAAAGAAAGTTATGATATAGAAAAAGAGATTATTTTTAAAAAACCACATATTTGCATTAAATAATTTCTAAATATAATACTTATTTCAGTATTTTGGTATTTGTAAAAATATTAAAAATATAACTGGAAACATAATTTCCAGTTATACAATATATTAAAATATTTAATTTACACAAATTCTTTTACATTATCTTAATTTACATAAATTTTTCTACATTCTCAAATCATAAATTCAAGCATTTTTATACCAGGTGTCGCGCTGGAATTGAAGATTTATCATAAATATTATTTATCATCATCTATAAGTACATCTATTTTACCTGTATCTGGGCTAATGATTAATCCATGAACTCTTATATCTTTAGGCATCAAGGGATGATTTTTTATCATTTTTACACTTTTTTCTATAGAATGTTCTACAGACTCAAATCCATGAAGCCATGACTCAATGTTTATTCCAGAATTATTTAAAATAGAAACAGTTTCAGCGTTTATTCCTCTATTAATCATTTTATTTACTATTTTTTTAGGGTCTATATTGCTCATACCACAACCATAGTGTCCTACTACAAAAACATCTTCAGCTTCAAATTCATATATTGAAACTAATATACTTCTCATCACACTTCCAAATGGATGCACTATCATTGCACCAGCATTTTTTATTATTTTTGCATCTCCATTTTTTATGTTCATAGCTTTAGGTAATAATTCTGTTAATCTAGTATCCATGCATGATAATATAACCATTTTCTTTTTGGGTGTTTTTGTTGTAATAAATTCTTCAAATCTTTTATTTTCCACAAAATTTTTATTAAAGTCTAATATTTCTTTTAATTTACTCATATGTTGCCCCACCTTTATTATTTTATATTAAATAGATTATACAATTAAAATAGTATTTATTAAATATGATTTTAGAAAAAATATTATTATAAAAATTAGTTAGAGTATAAATGAATAGATATTAAGTTGTCTAAAAATTAAATTTTAGATATACTTATTCATAATAAAATATCGTATTAATATATGATAGCAATTTACTATAATTTATAGGGGGCAAAATAAATATGAATATTTTAGAAGAAAAAAAGGAATTAAGAAAAAAAATATTAAATTTAAGAAAAGAAATAAATTCTACAGAAAAGAAAAATTTTGATAATATAATCCACAAGAAATTTTTTGAAAGTAAATTTTATTCACAATGTAGAAATATTTTTGTGTATATCTCTTACGATTCTGAAATTGATACTAAAACTTTAATAATAAAAGCATTAAAAGATGGAAAAAATATATATGTACCTAGGACAAATTATAAGACTAAATTAATGGAAGCTGTTAAAATAACATCTTTAGAAAATCTTATAGAAGATAGATATGGGATTTTACAGCCTAAAGAAAGTGAGTTATCAACTGAGTTAAATAATATTGATTTAGTCATTATACCAGGAGTTGCTTTTGATATAAATGGTGGCAGAATGGGATATGGAGGGGGATTTTATGATAGATATTTAAATAAATGTAAAAAAGACATATTTAAAATTGCATTAGCATACGATTTTCAAGTAATAGATTATATACCAATGGATAAGCATGATATAAGTGTAGATTGTGTTATTACAAACACTAAAGAAATCATTATAAGATATCAAACAAGCATTAGATGAAGTTAATAATGATTTTCTTTAAGAAGATATTTATATATGTGTAAGTAAAAATATGAAGAAAATGATATATATTTTATGATTTAAATAAAATACGATATATGCAATAGATGAATATGGATTGTAATTTGGCTTTTAGAATTCTTAATGAGTATTGTCACATTTACTGCTTATTGCAATTTAAAATTGCAACAAGCTAAAATGGGGCTATACTGATTTTAGTTTTCTTAAGTCTAATTACTTGGTGCTGTTTACTTATGCATATATCGTATTTTTAGTAAATCAAAAGAAATTATCTTTCTTTTGTAGCTATTTCATTTAATAGTCTTTCAGTAAAGGCATCTAGTTTCATAGCACCTTCATCATCATTCTTTCTACTTCTTACAGAAACTTCATTATTATTAGCTTCTTTTTCTCCAACTACTAAGATATAAGGAGTTCTTTCAAGTCTAGCTTCTCTGATTTTGTAACCAATTTTTTCAGCTCTGTAGTCAGCTTCAATTCTAACACCTTTATTTCTTAATGATTTAACAACTGATTCAGCGTAATCATTATATTTATCTGATATTGGCAATACTTTCACTTGAACTGGAGAAAGCCAAGTAGGGAATGCACCAGCATATTTTTCTATAAGCATTGCTAAAGTTCTTTCATAACAACCAATTGATGATCTATGAATTATATATGGACGTTTCTTTTCTCCATCTTTATCAACATAATTCATATCAAATCTTTCAGCTAAAGCAAAATCTATTTGAACTGTGAATAATGTGTCTTCTTTTCCATGAACATTTCTAAATTGTAAATCAAGCTTTGGACCATAGAATGCAGCTTCATCATCAGCCTCAACATAATTAATTTTTAAATGATCTAATATAGTTCTCATTGTATCTTGAGTCTTGTTCCAAGCTTCAGGATCATTTATATATTTTTCAGTATTATTTGGATCCCATTTAGAGAATCTATAGCTTATATCTTCATCTATACCTAATGTTTTCATTATATATTGGATTAATTCAACTACACCTTTAAATTCTTCTTCTAATTGCTCTGGAGTTACAATTAAATGACCATCAGCTAGAGTAAATTGTCTAACTCTTATAAGTCCATGCATTTCTCCAGAAGATTCATTTCTAAATAGAGTAGAAGTTTCACCATATCTTATAGGAAGATCTCTATAACTATGTTGTTCAGCATTATATATAGTATATTGGAATGGACAAGTCATTGGTCTTAATGCAAAAACTTCATCATCCTTTTCTTCATCACCTAATACAAACATACCATCTTTGTAATGATCCCAGTGACCAGAAATTTTATAAAGGTCGCTTTTAGCCATAAATGGAGTTTTAGTTAATACATAACCTCTTTTTTCTTCTTCATCTTCAACCCATCTTTGAAGAAGTTGAACAATTTTAGCTCCTTTTGGCATTAATAAAGGAAGACCTTGACCTACATTTTCATCAGTAGTAAATAATTTAAGTTCTCTACCTAATTTATTATGATCTCTTTTTTTAGCTTCTTCTAATGCTTCTAGGTATGCATCAAGATCAGATTTTTTTAAGAAAGCAGTACCATATATTCTAGTAAGCATTTTATTTTTTTCGTCACCTTTCCAGTAAGCGCCAGCACTTCTAGTAAGTTTTATTGCTTTAATTGATTTTAATGACATAACATGAGGTCCTGCACATAAGTCAGTGAAATCTCCAATCTTATAGAATGATATTACTTCATCATCACTTAAGTCATTTATTAATTCAACTTTATATGGTTCATCTTTCATTAACTCTAAAGCTTCATTTCTTGGAAGTTCAAATCTTTCAATTGAAGGATTTGCTTTTATTATTTTTTTCATCTCTGCTTCAATTTTTTCTAAATCTTGAGCTGAGAATGCAACATCTTTATCAAAATCATAGTAAAAACCATTTGCAATAGATGGTCCTATAGCTAATTTAGTATTGGGGAATAATTTCTTAACAGCACAAGCTAGCACATGAGAAATACTATGTCTTACAGCATCTTTACCTTCTTGAGAATCAAAAGTGCAAATACTTAAGTTTATATCTTGAGTAATTTTGTCTCTAAGATCATATACTTTACCATTAACAATACCACAATATGCGTTTCTAGCTAAACCTTCACTAATTGATTTTGCTATTTCATATATAGATATTCCAGCTTCAAATTCTTTAATTGATCCATCTTTTAAAGTTATTTTTATCATTAAAAAAACTCCTTTCAAAATTAAAATAAAAAAACTCCGTCTCTAAAAATATAGAGACGAAGAAATATCCGTGGTTCCACTCTAATTATCTAATTACTTACTTAAACTAAATATAACTATAATATATAACTAAGTAGGAGATTAGATCACTTTAAATTACCGTAACGTGGTAATAAACGGACTGTATTAAAGTCACTCAGAGGTGGTTTTCAACTAAATTTATTTAAGAATAATTCCACCAACATATTCTCTCTCTGAAAATAAGGTTTTAGTTTACTGTCCTCATCAACGTATTATTTTTATTATCATGTTAATATTTTTTATTATAATCATTGCATTTTTTTATGTCAATAAAATAAAAAATATTTGTTATAAAATTAATGTTCTTTATCTATATTGTCGATTAATTTATCTAAATTTAGATTTTCAATCATTTCTTCAGAATATAATTTTCCACCCATAATCTTAACTATTATATCTAATTTCTTATATCCTTCTTTGTATAGTTTTAAGTCTTTTACTATTCTTTTTAGTTGATTTCTAGATACTTCGAGAATTGTCATTAATTTTTTAAATTTGTAATAGTCATTTTTTAAAAGATAAAATAGATTGTTTTGAAGTTCTAACTTGTACAAAATATCAGTTTCTTCACAATGATGAGGTCCTAGCTTACCTCTATGATGATATGGACATAAATATTTATAATTTAACTTTATATCCAATCCACCTTCACTTCTGTGAACAATATGATGAATGTCAGCCTGTTTTTTACATATTTCACACAAATACAACTACTTTCCTCCTTAAATGCTTCTATATATAATTATAGAATAATTAAGTTAAAATATCAATTTACTCATTTTTGATAAAAGTGAATTAAATAAAAATTATTCAAATAAAATCCAATTAAATAATCTTCCCTATAATAAATAATATTTAAAAAAAGTTTAAAGTGTTACATTTTTGAAACAATTAAGAACAAGTTTTGAAACGATTACTTGCTATTATATAATCATAGTAAACGTTTTACAGAGGGGGAAATTTATTGAGTACATTAGAGTTATTAGAACATAACCCTATTATAGCATCTGTAAAAAATGAGGAAGAGTTAGAATTAGCTTTAAAATCTTCAGTACAGATTATATTTGTGTTATTTGGTAGCATAATGAATATAAAAAAAATAAGTAACTTAATAGAAGAAAAGGGTAAAGTGGGAATAATTCATTTAGATTTAGTTGATGGGTTTGTTTCAACAAAAGAAATAGTACTTAGCTATTTAAAGAAAAATACT
This region includes:
- a CDS encoding 5-formyltetrahydrofolate cyclo-ligase, with protein sequence MNILEEKKELRKKILNLRKEINSTEKKNFDNIIHKKFFESKFYSQCRNIFVYISYDSEIDTKTLIIKALKDGKNIYVPRTNYKTKLMEAVKITSLENLIEDRYGILQPKESELSTELNNIDLVIIPGVAFDINGGRMGYGGGFYDRYLNKCKKDIFKIALAYDFQVIDYIPMDKHDISVDCVITNTKEIIIRYQTSIR
- the thrS gene encoding threonine--tRNA ligase translates to MIKITLKDGSIKEFEAGISIYEIAKSISEGLARNAYCGIVNGKVYDLRDKITQDINLSICTFDSQEGKDAVRHSISHVLACAVKKLFPNTKLAIGPSIANGFYYDFDKDVAFSAQDLEKIEAEMKKIIKANPSIERFELPRNEALELMKDEPYKVELINDLSDDEVISFYKIGDFTDLCAGPHVMSLKSIKAIKLTRSAGAYWKGDEKNKMLTRIYGTAFLKKSDLDAYLEALEEAKKRDHNKLGRELKLFTTDENVGQGLPLLMPKGAKIVQLLQRWVEDEEEKRGYVLTKTPFMAKSDLYKISGHWDHYKDGMFVLGDEEKDDEVFALRPMTCPFQYTIYNAEQHSYRDLPIRYGETSTLFRNESSGEMHGLIRVRQFTLADGHLIVTPEQLEEEFKGVVELIQYIMKTLGIDEDISYRFSKWDPNNTEKYINDPEAWNKTQDTMRTILDHLKINYVEADDEAAFYGPKLDLQFRNVHGKEDTLFTVQIDFALAERFDMNYVDKDGEKKRPYIIHRSSIGCYERTLAMLIEKYAGAFPTWLSPVQVKVLPISDKYNDYAESVVKSLRNKGVRIEADYRAEKIGYKIREARLERTPYILVVGEKEANNNEVSVRSRKNDDEGAMKLDAFTERLLNEIATKER
- a CDS encoding HNH endonuclease, whose amino-acid sequence is MYLCEICKKQADIHHIVHRSEGGLDIKLNYKYLCPYHHRGKLGPHHCEETDILYKLELQNNLFYLLKNDYYKFKKLMTILEVSRNQLKRIVKDLKLYKEGYKKLDIIVKIMGGKLYSEEMIENLNLDKLIDNIDKEH